In Labrys wisconsinensis, a single genomic region encodes these proteins:
- a CDS encoding type II toxin-antitoxin system RelE/ParE family toxin produces MSVYLTKEFARFARKARLPDERLLQAAREVALGQYDADLGGSVFKQRVAREGGGKSGGFRTIILFRVGSHSFFAYGFAKSDKASVSAKELRALKQLAAVLLGLSDQQLATASAAGELIEVAGDGDAEEG; encoded by the coding sequence ATGAGTGTCTATCTCACGAAGGAGTTCGCACGGTTCGCCCGCAAGGCTCGTCTGCCGGACGAAAGGCTTCTCCAAGCGGCGCGGGAGGTGGCCTTGGGCCAGTACGATGCCGATCTCGGCGGTAGCGTCTTCAAGCAGCGTGTCGCCAGGGAAGGGGGCGGCAAGTCTGGCGGCTTCCGCACGATCATCCTTTTTCGTGTCGGAAGCCACAGCTTCTTCGCTTACGGCTTCGCCAAGAGCGACAAGGCCAGTGTGTCGGCCAAGGAACTGAGGGCGCTGAAGCAGCTTGCGGCTGTGCTGCTGGGATTGTCGGACCAGCAGCTTGCGACTGCGAGCGCCGCGGGAGAACTGATCGAGGTGGCAGGCGATGGCGACGCGGAAGAAGGCTGA
- a CDS encoding helix-turn-helix domain-containing protein: protein MATRKKAEGGILASVYKTAAGLHEAGLVDKATMREFDVLCLTPVEPLSPAEIRALREREQVSQPVFAHYLNVRKDAVSKWERGEKRPDGPSLKLLNLVKAKGLRAIA, encoded by the coding sequence ATGGCGACGCGGAAGAAGGCTGAAGGCGGCATATTGGCATCGGTCTACAAGACCGCGGCAGGCCTTCATGAGGCGGGCCTCGTGGACAAGGCGACCATGCGTGAGTTCGATGTCCTGTGCCTCACGCCTGTCGAGCCTTTGAGCCCGGCGGAAATCCGCGCGCTGCGCGAGCGGGAGCAGGTCTCCCAGCCCGTGTTTGCGCATTATCTGAACGTCCGGAAGGACGCCGTCAGCAAGTGGGAACGTGGCGAGAAGCGGCCGGACGGGCCATCTCTCAAGCTCCTGAATCTCGTCAAGGCGAAGGGCCTACGGGCAATCGCATAG
- a CDS encoding L,D-transpeptidase, which produces MGLRLHLAAALATFLSGIAMPAFASVLIEIDKSTQHMSVSVDGAPLYDWPVSTGAQGYETPAGSFRPFRMEAQHFSKEWDDAPMPHSIFFTQLGHAIHGSSHRIGRPASHGCVRLSVAHAATLYALVKQEGMPNTQVVITGTEPLPVDPQVARQGADPDLPNGVSPRHRLPRPQWQGDTDVYAGYGSDPLDDNPYLPRRAYRPYPDGTSRGYEVYPEESYPRW; this is translated from the coding sequence ATGGGACTGCGCCTTCATCTCGCCGCCGCGCTGGCGACCTTCCTGTCGGGTATCGCGATGCCCGCCTTCGCGAGCGTCCTGATCGAGATCGACAAGAGCACGCAGCACATGAGCGTCTCCGTCGACGGCGCCCCGCTCTACGACTGGCCGGTTTCGACGGGCGCGCAGGGCTATGAGACGCCCGCGGGCTCCTTCCGGCCGTTCCGCATGGAGGCGCAGCACTTCTCCAAGGAATGGGACGACGCGCCCATGCCCCATTCGATCTTCTTCACCCAGCTCGGGCACGCCATCCACGGCAGCTCGCATCGCATCGGCCGGCCCGCCTCGCACGGCTGCGTGCGCCTCTCCGTCGCCCATGCCGCGACGCTCTACGCGCTGGTGAAGCAGGAGGGGATGCCCAACACCCAAGTGGTCATCACCGGCACCGAGCCTCTCCCCGTCGACCCGCAGGTGGCGCGGCAAGGCGCGGACCCCGACCTTCCGAACGGCGTCTCCCCACGGCACCGGCTGCCCCGGCCGCAATGGCAGGGCGACACCGACGTCTATGCCGGCTATGGCAGCGACCCGCTCGACGACAACCCCTATCTTCCGCGCCGCGCCTACCGGCCCTATCCGGACGGCACTTCCCGCGGCTACGAGGTCTATCCCGAGGAGTCCTATCCCAGGTGGTAG
- a CDS encoding DMT family transporter, whose protein sequence is MRHPLRPLFDNAYVVLPAASLMWAGNSIIGKLAIGEVTPMTMTFLRWFFVCAILALFYRREARAALPVLAPRWKWLVAMAGLGYTAFNALLYAAAHHTSGVNLTMLQASIPVFVLAGSVLVLRSRVGLLQGLGTALTLVGVAVVATGGDLERLTGLRFNIGDLYVLIACAFYAGYTLGLRARPPLSGFGLFIGFAAVAMLVSAPLLAWEIAEGAFFWPTARGWAIMAYVTICPSLLSQIFYIRGVELIGPARAGLFINLIPVFGALMALAILGEPFGWDEVLAAALVFGGIAMAEAGKR, encoded by the coding sequence ATGCGACATCCCCTCCGCCCCCTCTTCGACAATGCCTATGTGGTGCTGCCCGCCGCCAGCCTGATGTGGGCGGGCAATTCGATCATCGGCAAGCTCGCCATCGGCGAGGTCACGCCGATGACCATGACCTTCCTGCGCTGGTTCTTCGTCTGCGCCATCCTCGCCCTGTTCTATCGCCGCGAGGCGCGCGCGGCGCTCCCGGTGCTGGCGCCGCGCTGGAAGTGGCTGGTGGCCATGGCGGGGCTCGGCTACACCGCCTTCAACGCCCTGCTCTATGCCGCGGCCCACCACACCAGCGGCGTCAACCTCACCATGCTTCAGGCCTCGATCCCGGTGTTCGTGCTGGCGGGATCGGTGCTGGTGCTGCGCTCCCGCGTCGGCCTGCTGCAGGGGCTGGGCACGGCGCTGACGCTGGTCGGCGTGGCGGTGGTGGCCACGGGCGGAGACCTCGAGCGGCTGACGGGCCTGCGCTTCAATATCGGCGACCTCTACGTGCTGATCGCCTGCGCCTTCTATGCCGGCTATACGCTCGGCCTCAGAGCCAGGCCGCCGCTCTCCGGCTTCGGCCTGTTCATCGGCTTCGCGGCGGTGGCCATGCTGGTCTCGGCGCCGCTGCTCGCCTGGGAGATCGCCGAGGGCGCCTTCTTCTGGCCGACCGCCAGGGGCTGGGCGATCATGGCCTATGTCACGATCTGCCCCTCGCTGCTGTCGCAGATCTTCTACATCCGCGGCGTCGAGCTGATCGGCCCGGCGCGGGCCGGCCTGTTCATCAACCTGATCCCGGTGTTCGGCGCGCTGATGGCGCTGGCGATCCTCGGCGAGCCCTTCGGCTGGGACGAGGTCCTCGCCGCCGCGCTGGTGTTCGGCGGCATCGCCATGGCGGAGGCCGGCAAGCGCTGA
- a CDS encoding L,D-transpeptidase — protein sequence MTDLSRRAFILGAPLALAGCAGLPPPMAGLGGFLGDGSDYQEIYAAIDDGRFTVPAIDLSKVNPRFYRTRVTDPTGEAPGTIVVDPDAHFLYHVADDGTAMRYGVGVGREGFGWHGTANIRRKADWPTWTPPSEMMLRDPQSALYAGGMPGGPGNPLGARAMYLYQGGRDTMYRIHGTIEPASIGKSMSSGCIRLLNQDIIHLYNHTPVGTRVVVLPSSGGGFLDGVM from the coding sequence ATGACCGATCTTTCCCGCCGTGCCTTCATCCTCGGCGCACCGCTCGCCCTGGCCGGTTGCGCCGGCCTGCCGCCGCCCATGGCCGGGCTCGGCGGGTTCCTCGGCGACGGCAGCGACTACCAGGAAATCTACGCGGCGATCGACGACGGCCGCTTCACCGTGCCGGCCATCGATCTGTCCAAGGTCAATCCGCGCTTCTACCGCACCCGGGTGACCGACCCGACCGGCGAGGCGCCGGGCACCATCGTCGTCGATCCCGACGCGCATTTCCTCTATCACGTCGCCGACGACGGCACGGCGATGCGCTACGGCGTCGGCGTCGGCCGCGAGGGCTTCGGCTGGCACGGCACCGCCAATATCCGCCGCAAGGCGGACTGGCCGACCTGGACCCCGCCGTCCGAGATGATGCTGCGCGACCCGCAATCGGCGCTCTATGCAGGCGGCATGCCGGGCGGTCCCGGCAACCCGCTCGGCGCCCGTGCGATGTATCTCTACCAGGGCGGCCGCGACACGATGTACCGCATCCATGGCACCATCGAGCCGGCCTCGATCGGCAAGTCCATGTCGAGCGGCTGCATCCGCCTGCTCAACCAGGACATCATCCACCTCTACAACCACACCCCGGTCGGCACTCGGGTGGTGGTGCTGCCATCGAGCGGCGGCGGCTTTCTCGACGGCGTCATGTGA
- the serA gene encoding phosphoglycerate dehydrogenase encodes MTAPKVLISDALSPAAVQIFKDRGVEVDFQPDLGKDKDKLAAIIGDYDGLAIRSATKVTAKILESAARLKVIGRAGIGVDNVDIPAATARGVIVMNTPFGNSITTAEHAIAMMFALAREIPAADASTQAGKWEKNRFMGVEITNKVLGIVGCGNIGSIVADRAVGLRMRVIAYDPFLSPERALELGVEKVDLADLLARADIITLHTPMTAQTRNILSREALAKTRKGVRIVNCARGGLVDEEALAELLKSGHVAGAAFDVFVEEPATANPLFGLPNVVCTPHLGAATAEAQENVALQVAEQMSDYLLRGAIQNAVNFPSITAEEAPKLKPYIALAEKLGSFAGQLTETDIKTVRIIYEGDVAHMKIKALTSAAVAGLLRPMLADINIVAAPSIARERGIVIEETTREKMGDHDSLITLEVETEQLTRAVAGTIIAGTKPRITQIKGINVEADLLPRMLYITNRDRPGFIGAIGTLLGENGVNIAHMQFGRDFEGGNAIALVAIDQPVSEPLLKEINTLPNVVQVKSLTF; translated from the coding sequence ATGACCGCCCCCAAAGTCCTGATTTCCGATGCCCTGTCGCCTGCCGCCGTCCAGATCTTCAAGGACCGCGGCGTCGAGGTCGATTTCCAGCCCGACCTCGGCAAGGACAAGGACAAGCTCGCCGCCATCATCGGCGACTATGACGGCCTCGCCATCCGCTCCGCCACCAAGGTGACCGCCAAGATCCTGGAGAGCGCGGCCAGGCTGAAGGTGATCGGCCGCGCCGGCATCGGCGTCGACAATGTCGACATCCCCGCCGCCACGGCCAGAGGCGTGATCGTGATGAACACGCCCTTCGGCAACTCGATCACGACGGCAGAGCACGCCATCGCCATGATGTTCGCGCTGGCCCGCGAGATCCCCGCCGCCGACGCTTCCACCCAGGCCGGCAAGTGGGAGAAGAACCGCTTCATGGGCGTTGAGATCACCAACAAGGTGCTCGGCATCGTCGGCTGCGGCAATATCGGCTCGATCGTCGCCGACCGCGCGGTGGGCCTGCGCATGCGCGTCATCGCCTATGATCCGTTCCTGAGCCCGGAGCGGGCGCTGGAGCTCGGCGTCGAGAAGGTCGACCTCGCCGACCTCCTCGCCCGCGCCGACATCATCACCCTGCACACGCCGATGACGGCGCAGACCCGCAACATCCTCTCGCGCGAAGCCCTCGCGAAGACCAGGAAGGGCGTGCGCATCGTCAACTGCGCCCGCGGCGGCCTGGTCGACGAAGAGGCTCTGGCCGAGCTCCTGAAGTCCGGCCATGTCGCCGGCGCCGCCTTCGACGTCTTCGTCGAGGAGCCGGCGACCGCCAATCCGCTGTTCGGCCTGCCCAACGTGGTGTGCACGCCGCATCTCGGCGCCGCCACCGCCGAGGCGCAGGAGAACGTGGCGCTGCAGGTGGCCGAGCAGATGTCCGACTACCTCCTGCGCGGCGCCATCCAGAACGCGGTCAACTTCCCCTCGATCACCGCCGAGGAAGCCCCCAAGCTCAAGCCCTATATCGCGCTCGCCGAGAAGCTCGGCTCCTTCGCCGGCCAGCTCACCGAGACCGACATCAAGACGGTGCGCATCATCTACGAGGGCGACGTGGCGCACATGAAGATCAAGGCCCTGACCAGCGCCGCCGTCGCCGGCCTGCTGCGCCCGATGCTGGCCGACATCAACATCGTCGCCGCCCCCTCGATCGCCCGCGAGCGCGGCATCGTCATCGAGGAGACGACGCGGGAGAAGATGGGCGACCATGATTCGCTGATCACGCTGGAGGTGGAGACCGAGCAGCTCACCCGCGCGGTTGCCGGCACGATCATCGCCGGCACCAAGCCGCGCATCACCCAGATCAAGGGCATCAATGTCGAGGCCGACCTGCTGCCGCGCATGCTCTACATCACCAATCGCGACCGGCCCGGCTTCATCGGCGCCATCGGCACGCTGCTCGGCGAGAACGGTGTCAACATCGCCCATATGCAGTTTGGCCGCGACTTCGAGGGCGGCAACGCCATCGCCCTCGTCGCCATCGACCAGCCGGTGAGCGAGCCGCTGCTCAAGGAGATCAACACCCTGCCCAACGTCGTGCAGGTCAAGTCCCTCACCTTCTGA
- a CDS encoding phosphoserine transaminase, with the protein MTITLPAAKPTVANFSSGPCAKRPGWTPQALKDAALGRSHRAKIGKTKLEQAIEETREILRVPADYRIGIVPASDTGAVEMALWSLLGARGVDLLAWESFGSEWVTDVVKQLRLADARTVKADYGEIVDLAAVDSRARDVVFTWNGTTSGVRVPNADWIAADREGLAICDATSAAFAQPLDWPKLDVVTFSWQKALGGEAAHGMLVLSPRAVARLESYTPAWPLPKIFRLTKGGKLIDGIFKGETINTPSMLCVEDYLDALAWARSIGGLDALIARADANLAAIERFVAATPWIDFLARDPATRSNTSVCLKVVDPAVAALPAEAQAAFAKALAGAIEKEKAGFDIASYRDAPPGLRIWCGATVETADVEALMPWLDWSFHKAKAELSLAA; encoded by the coding sequence ATGACGATCACACTGCCCGCGGCCAAGCCGACGGTTGCCAATTTTTCGTCCGGTCCCTGCGCCAAGCGCCCCGGCTGGACCCCGCAAGCCCTGAAGGACGCGGCGCTGGGCCGCTCGCATCGGGCCAAGATCGGCAAGACCAAGCTCGAACAGGCCATCGAGGAGACCCGCGAGATCCTGCGCGTGCCGGCGGACTACCGCATCGGCATCGTGCCGGCCTCCGACACCGGCGCCGTGGAGATGGCGCTGTGGTCGCTGCTCGGCGCCCGCGGCGTCGACCTGCTGGCCTGGGAATCCTTCGGCAGCGAATGGGTCACCGACGTCGTCAAGCAGCTGAGGCTCGCCGACGCCCGCACCGTCAAGGCCGACTATGGCGAGATCGTCGACCTCGCCGCTGTGGATAGCCGGGCCCGCGATGTGGTCTTCACCTGGAACGGCACCACGTCGGGCGTGCGCGTGCCGAACGCCGACTGGATCGCCGCCGACCGCGAAGGGCTCGCCATCTGCGACGCCACCTCCGCCGCCTTCGCCCAGCCGCTCGACTGGCCCAAGCTCGACGTCGTCACCTTCTCCTGGCAGAAGGCGCTGGGCGGCGAGGCCGCGCACGGCATGCTGGTGCTTTCGCCCCGCGCCGTCGCCCGGCTGGAGAGCTACACGCCGGCCTGGCCGCTGCCCAAGATCTTCCGCCTGACCAAGGGCGGTAAGCTGATCGACGGCATCTTCAAGGGCGAGACCATCAACACGCCGTCCATGCTCTGCGTCGAGGACTATCTCGACGCCCTCGCCTGGGCCCGCTCGATCGGCGGCCTCGACGCCCTGATCGCCCGGGCCGACGCCAACCTCGCCGCCATCGAGCGCTTCGTCGCCGCCACGCCCTGGATCGACTTCCTCGCCCGCGACCCGGCGACGCGCTCCAACACCAGCGTCTGCCTGAAGGTGGTGGATCCGGCCGTCGCCGCCCTGCCCGCCGAGGCGCAGGCCGCCTTCGCCAAGGCGCTCGCCGGGGCGATCGAGAAGGAGAAGGCCGGCTTCGACATCGCCTCCTATCGCGACGCCCCGCCCGGCCTTCGCATCTGGTGCGGCGCCACCGTCGAGACCGCCGATGTCGAGGCGCTGATGCCCTGGCTCGACTGGTCGTTCCACAAGGCCAAGGCCGAGCTGTCGCTCGCCGCCTGA
- a CDS encoding outer membrane protein — protein sequence MGSFRTLALTAGLVLAGPAAALAGDMPAVPEIQDWDTGPELGTNWYLRGSVGYSLWNEPKINGLWTQPAAPVSSRSLDGSWNAGLGFGYDFGGFRVDMTADYIGRQDVKLGFGAFDCDTGGGGAVCTGGAKSSVSAIPILVNAYADLGRWGGFSPYVGAGIGMAQVKFGSWQTQEACSANGGTCPSPFSGDGAGSFGNGGTTSWNFAWALMAGVSYAVSQNLSLDFGYRFLDIADAKASGGYTYPSSPAAALGDVKYKDLYAHEFRVGFRYLVD from the coding sequence ATGGGCAGCTTCCGTACCCTCGCCTTGACCGCCGGTCTGGTGCTGGCGGGCCCGGCCGCCGCGCTCGCCGGCGACATGCCCGCCGTCCCCGAGATCCAGGACTGGGACACCGGGCCGGAGCTCGGCACCAACTGGTACCTGCGCGGCAGCGTCGGCTATTCGCTCTGGAACGAACCCAAGATCAACGGACTGTGGACCCAGCCCGCCGCCCCCGTCTCCAGCCGCAGCCTCGACGGCAGCTGGAACGCCGGCCTCGGCTTCGGCTATGATTTCGGCGGCTTCCGTGTCGACATGACCGCCGACTATATCGGCCGTCAGGACGTGAAGCTGGGCTTTGGCGCCTTCGACTGCGATACCGGTGGCGGCGGCGCCGTCTGCACGGGCGGGGCCAAGAGCAGCGTCTCGGCCATCCCGATCCTGGTCAACGCCTATGCCGATCTCGGCCGCTGGGGTGGCTTCTCCCCCTATGTCGGCGCCGGCATCGGCATGGCGCAGGTCAAGTTCGGCAGTTGGCAGACCCAGGAAGCCTGCTCGGCCAATGGCGGCACCTGCCCCTCCCCCTTCTCCGGCGACGGCGCCGGATCCTTCGGCAATGGCGGCACCACCAGCTGGAACTTCGCCTGGGCGCTGATGGCCGGCGTCAGCTATGCCGTCAGCCAGAACCTGTCGCTCGACTTCGGCTACCGCTTCCTCGATATCGCCGACGCCAAGGCGAGCGGCGGCTATACCTATCCCTCCTCGCCGGCCGCGGCGCTGGGCGACGTCAAGTACAAGGATCTCTACGCCCACGAATTCCGTGTCGGCTTCCGCTACCTCGTCGACTGA
- a CDS encoding outer membrane protein — protein MANLKTHALASALVLAASAASAADVPMVEQPPPPPVAAPDFGGWYLRGDIGFSNQHVDKIENVLDAGASNLNTRQKSFDAAPFGGVGVGYRFNEWLRADITGEYRGNAGFNGYQTFNFVDGLGNDRVGVDRYTASKSEWTGMLNAYVDLGTWYGITPFIGAGIGASYNTISNFQDNGMNDLVGGGDQINSSAYAKDSSKWNLAWALQAGLAYEVTPGLTMELAYRYINLGDARSGDIISYDGTNTINNPEKFKNLTSHDIKLGLRWALGEPIPAAEPEYPTLTRKY, from the coding sequence ATGGCCAACCTGAAGACCCATGCCCTGGCGAGCGCTCTGGTGCTTGCCGCCTCCGCTGCCTCCGCCGCCGACGTGCCGATGGTCGAGCAGCCGCCTCCGCCGCCGGTCGCAGCGCCCGACTTCGGCGGCTGGTACCTGCGCGGCGACATCGGCTTCTCCAACCAGCATGTCGACAAGATCGAGAACGTCCTCGACGCTGGGGCCAGCAACCTCAACACGCGCCAAAAGAGCTTCGATGCGGCGCCGTTCGGCGGCGTCGGCGTCGGCTATCGCTTCAATGAATGGCTGCGCGCCGACATCACCGGAGAATATCGGGGCAACGCCGGCTTCAACGGCTATCAGACGTTCAACTTCGTCGATGGTCTCGGCAACGATCGCGTCGGCGTGGACAGGTATACGGCCAGCAAGTCCGAATGGACCGGCATGCTCAACGCCTATGTCGACCTCGGCACCTGGTACGGCATCACGCCGTTCATCGGCGCCGGCATCGGCGCCTCGTACAACACCATCTCCAACTTCCAAGACAATGGCATGAACGATCTCGTCGGCGGCGGCGATCAGATCAACAGTTCGGCCTATGCCAAGGACAGCTCGAAGTGGAACCTCGCCTGGGCCCTGCAAGCCGGCCTCGCCTACGAGGTCACGCCGGGCCTGACGATGGAACTGGCCTATCGCTACATCAATCTCGGGGACGCCCGGTCCGGCGATATCATCTCCTATGATGGCACGAACACCATCAACAACCCCGAGAAGTTCAAGAATCTGACGTCCCACGACATCAAGCTGGGCCTGCGCTGGGCGCTGGGCGAGCCGATCCCGGCCGCCGAACCCGAATACCCGACCCTCACCCGCAAATACTGA
- the glmM gene encoding phosphoglucosamine mutase, with product MTRRYFGTDGIRGRANAVITPDLAMRVGMAAGLVFQRGEHRHRVVIGKDTRLSGYMIENAMVAGFTSVGMDVMLLGPVPTPAVAMLTNSLRCDLGVMISASHNPFDDNGIKLFGPDGFKLSDEIEGRIEVLIDDPDKRLSGSRELGRARRIDDGRFRYIEFAKRTLPRNMRLDGLRVVVDCANGAAYRVAPEALWELGADVISLGVDPDGFNINKDVGSTAPEALSRKVREMRADIGIALDGDADRVVIVDEKGHLVDGDQLMAVVAASWKEDGRLAQPGIVATVMSNLGLERYLGGLGLLLERTAVGDRYVLERMRAQGYNVGGEQSGHIILSDFATTGDGLVAALQVLAVLKKAGRPVSEVCHRFEPLPQVLKNVRTKNGKPLDHPTVVIAIEGGRQRLGDSGRLVIRPSGTEPVIRVMGEGDDRTVVETVVDDIIEAISTAA from the coding sequence ATGACAAGAAGATATTTCGGGACTGACGGCATTCGCGGCCGCGCCAATGCGGTCATCACGCCTGATCTGGCCATGCGCGTGGGCATGGCAGCGGGCCTGGTCTTCCAGCGCGGCGAGCACCGCCACCGCGTCGTCATCGGCAAGGACACGCGCCTCTCCGGCTACATGATCGAGAACGCCATGGTCGCCGGCTTCACCTCGGTCGGCATGGACGTGATGCTGCTCGGCCCGGTGCCGACCCCGGCCGTGGCGATGCTGACCAACTCGCTGCGCTGCGATCTCGGCGTGATGATCTCAGCCTCGCACAACCCCTTCGACGACAACGGCATCAAGCTGTTCGGTCCGGACGGCTTCAAGCTCTCCGACGAGATCGAGGGCCGGATCGAAGTCCTGATCGACGATCCGGACAAGCGCCTCTCCGGCTCGCGCGAGCTCGGCCGGGCCCGGCGCATCGACGACGGCCGCTTCCGCTACATCGAGTTCGCCAAGCGCACCCTGCCGCGCAACATGCGGCTCGACGGCCTGCGCGTGGTGGTGGATTGCGCCAACGGCGCCGCCTACCGCGTGGCGCCCGAGGCGCTGTGGGAGCTCGGCGCCGACGTCATCTCGCTGGGGGTCGACCCCGACGGCTTCAACATCAACAAGGATGTCGGCTCCACCGCGCCGGAGGCGCTGTCGCGCAAGGTGCGGGAGATGCGGGCCGACATCGGCATCGCCCTCGACGGCGACGCCGACCGCGTCGTCATCGTCGACGAGAAGGGCCATCTCGTCGACGGCGACCAGCTGATGGCCGTGGTCGCCGCCTCCTGGAAGGAGGACGGGCGCCTGGCCCAGCCCGGCATCGTCGCCACCGTGATGTCGAATCTCGGCCTGGAGCGCTATCTCGGCGGCCTCGGCCTGCTCCTGGAGCGCACCGCCGTCGGCGACCGCTACGTGCTCGAGCGCATGCGCGCCCAGGGCTACAATGTCGGTGGCGAGCAGTCGGGCCATATCATCCTGTCCGACTTCGCCACGACAGGCGACGGCCTGGTCGCGGCGCTGCAGGTCCTGGCCGTGCTCAAGAAGGCGGGCCGGCCGGTGAGCGAGGTCTGCCATCGCTTCGAGCCGCTGCCCCAGGTGCTCAAGAACGTGCGCACCAAGAATGGCAAGCCGCTCGACCATCCCACTGTCGTGATCGCCATCGAGGGTGGCCGCCAGCGGCTCGGCGACAGCGGCCGCCTCGTCATCCGTCCCTCCGGCACCGAGCCGGTGATCCGCGTCATGGGCGAGGGCGACGACCGCACCGTGGTCGAGACCGTGGTCGACGACATCATCGAGGCGATCTCCACCGCGGCCTGA
- a CDS encoding GNAT family N-acetyltransferase: MSGRADQPARPAGLVIRPYAEADHDAVRELWCSAWEATYPAIDFRARWPLMLTRWRGMAGGIHLAVRDGAVAGMIVLDRTDLDQIAVAPALFGSPVAAALMDFAKALAGERLTLTVNASNARAIRFYERHGFVPTGTGVSPLSGLPTRIYQWRHRAVNIANNS, encoded by the coding sequence GTGAGCGGGCGAGCCGATCAGCCCGCCCGGCCGGCAGGCCTCGTCATCCGCCCCTATGCCGAGGCCGACCACGACGCGGTCCGGGAGCTGTGGTGCTCGGCCTGGGAGGCAACCTATCCCGCGATCGATTTCCGCGCCCGCTGGCCCCTGATGCTGACGCGCTGGCGCGGCATGGCGGGAGGCATCCACCTGGCGGTCCGGGACGGCGCCGTGGCCGGGATGATCGTGCTCGACCGGACCGATCTCGACCAGATCGCCGTCGCCCCCGCCCTGTTCGGCTCGCCGGTCGCCGCGGCCCTGATGGACTTCGCCAAGGCGCTGGCCGGCGAGCGCCTCACCCTCACCGTGAACGCCTCCAACGCCCGCGCCATCCGCTTCTACGAACGCCACGGCTTCGTGCCGACGGGCACCGGCGTCAGCCCTCTGTCGGGCCTGCCGACACGCATCTATCAATGGCGTCATCGCGCCGTTAACATTGCAAACAATTCTTGA
- a CDS encoding peptidoglycan -binding protein produces MAYARGRRRSEGLNYWPGFVDALSTLLLSIIFILSIFVLGQFFLSQEVTGKDEALNRLNSQIEELSQLLALERGNNRNAQDQLALLSDSLGKAEGEKTRLQGLLDTAQGSAANAAAAGGALTEAQARLIDQKRISDQAMAQIELLNQQIAALRRQIGALEEALNASEKRDQESQTKIADLGSRLNIALAQRVQELSRYRSDFFGRLREILGNRPDVRIVGDRFVFQSEVFFAPGQATLQPEGKAEMDKLASVLLDLEKQIPTDIPWVLRVDGHTDNRPIKSPQFPSNWELSASRAIAVVQYLITKGIPAERLVAAGFGEFQPIDPTDSDEARSKNRRIEMKLTER; encoded by the coding sequence ATGGCCTATGCCCGCGGACGCCGGCGCAGCGAAGGCCTCAACTACTGGCCCGGCTTCGTCGATGCCCTGTCGACACTGCTCCTGTCGATCATCTTCATCCTGTCGATCTTCGTGCTCGGCCAGTTCTTCCTGTCCCAGGAGGTCACCGGCAAGGACGAGGCGCTGAACCGGCTCAACAGCCAGATCGAGGAATTGTCGCAGCTGCTCGCGCTGGAGCGCGGCAACAACCGCAACGCCCAGGACCAGCTGGCGCTGCTGAGCGACAGCCTCGGCAAGGCCGAGGGCGAGAAGACGCGGCTGCAGGGCCTGCTCGATACGGCGCAGGGCAGCGCCGCCAACGCCGCTGCCGCCGGCGGGGCCCTCACCGAGGCGCAGGCGAGGCTCATCGACCAGAAGCGGATCTCCGACCAGGCCATGGCGCAGATCGAGCTGCTCAACCAGCAGATCGCCGCCCTGCGCCGGCAGATCGGCGCCCTGGAAGAGGCGCTCAACGCCTCGGAGAAGCGCGACCAGGAGAGCCAGACCAAGATCGCCGACCTCGGCTCGCGGCTCAACATCGCCCTGGCGCAGCGCGTGCAGGAACTGTCGCGCTACCGTTCCGACTTCTTCGGCCGCCTGCGCGAGATCCTCGGCAACCGGCCGGACGTGCGCATCGTCGGCGACCGCTTCGTCTTCCAGTCCGAGGTGTTCTTCGCCCCCGGCCAGGCCACCCTCCAGCCGGAAGGCAAGGCCGAGATGGACAAGCTTGCCAGCGTCCTTCTCGACCTGGAGAAGCAGATCCCCACCGACATCCCCTGGGTGCTCCGGGTCGACGGCCATACCGACAACCGGCCGATCAAGTCGCCGCAATTCCCCTCCAACTGGGAGCTCTCGGCCAGCCGCGCCATCGCCGTGGTGCAGTACCTGATCACCAAGGGCATCCCGGCCGAGCGCCTGGTCGCCGCCGGCTTCGGCGAGTTCCAGCCGATCGACCCGACCGACAGCGACGAGGCGCGCAGCAAGAACCGCCGCATCGAGATGAAGCTGACCGAGCGGTGA